In Erigeron canadensis isolate Cc75 chromosome 1, C_canadensis_v1, whole genome shotgun sequence, a single window of DNA contains:
- the LOC122583972 gene encoding primase homolog protein-like: MNGLQQQRCLLLLLFRNIQTTSLSINFKTQLNPHSRCHHPQLSAPAVFRHQFPPPPPPLNNSSSENMPKPKEGEVERIKDKVDSIGINFDSCTRGHYTYLICPLCKGGQTKESSLSFHVNKNKNVAMWRCFNFECGWAGHVLADVGPTQDEVNKLKFSKELSEETLRLEPLGDEIIKYFAERMISVDTLQKNAVMQMVDDKNVIAYTYIRKGELVNCKFRSITSRKFWQVKHGESIFYGLDDIQEGNDIVIVEGEIDKLSMEEAGILNCVSVPDGAPQHVSTKASSSKKQNTRFKYLSDCNGHLDKAPRIILATDGDGPGQALAEELSRRLGKERCWLVTWPKKDDNNCYKDANEVLVHLGAEKLRQIVETAELYQVKNSL; encoded by the exons atgaatgggTTGCAACAACAGCggtgcttattattattattattcagaAATATTCAAACGACATCACTAAGTATAAACTTCAAAACGCAGTTGAATCCTCATTCACGCTGCCACCACCCACAATTATCGGCACCAGCTGTTTTCAGACACCAATTTCCtccccctcctcctcctcttaaCAATTCTTCTTcag agAATATGCCCAAACCTAAAGAAGGTGAAGTGGAAAGAATAAAGGACAAGGTTGATAGCATTGGGATTAATTTTGATTCGTGTACCCGCGGCCATTACACTTACCTTATTTGTCCATTG TGCAAAGGTGGGCAGACCAAGGAGAGCAGTCTATCATTTCATGTAAACAAAAATAA GAATGTTGCAATGTGGAGATGCTTTAATTTTGAATGTGGATGGGCTGGTCAT GTTTTGGCAGATGTTGGACCTACACAAGATGAAGTCAACAAACTTAAGTTTTCTAAAGAGTTGAGTGAAGAGACCTTGCGGTTAGAGCCACTAGGTGATGAG ATTATCAAGTACTTTGCTGAGCGAATGATATCAGTAGACACTCTGCAGAAAAATGCTGTTATGCAGATGGTAGATGATAAG AATGTGATagcttatacatatataaggaAAGGGGAGCTTGTCAATTGTAAGTTCCGCAGTATAACAAGCAGAAAGTTCTGGCAG GTGAAGCATGGGGAAAGTATATTCTATGGACTTGATGACATACAGGAAGGAAATGACATTGTTATA GTTGAAGGGGAAATCGATAAGCTGTCAATGGAAGAGGCTGGAATACTGAATTGTGTCAGTGTTCCTGATGGTGCACCCCAACATGTATCAACAAAAGCATCATCATCTAAAAAACAG AACACCAGATTTAAGTATCTATCGGACTGCAATGGTCATCTTGATAAG GCACCTCGAATTATATTGGCAACAGATGGCGATGGACCTGGCCAAGCCTTAGCAGAAGAACTTTCAAGGCGCCTTGGAAAAGAAAG ATGTTGGCTTGTAACCTGGCCTAAGAAAGACGACAACAACTGTTACAAGGATGCAAATGAG GTTCTCGTGCATTTGGGTGCAGAAAAATTGAGACAAATTGTTGAAACTGCAGAATTATATCAAGTGAAGAACTCactttaa
- the LOC122584741 gene encoding prefoldin subunit 6 — MASAATRELQKELEGKANDLSKIQKDISKNHQVRKKYTIQLGENELVLKELDLLNEDANVYKLIGPVLVKQDLAEANANVRKRIEYISAELKRLDSTLQDMEEKQNSKKEAIYKLQQRIQSLQAGKAKA; from the exons ATGGCTTCAGCAGCAACGAGAGAGCTACAGAAAGAGCTAGAAGGGAAAGCCAATGATCTTAGCAAAATCCAAAAAG ATATATCGAAAAACCACCAAGTGAGAAAGAAGTACACCATCCAACTTGGTGAAAACGAGCTCGTTCTTAAG GAGCTAGATTTGTTAAATGAGGATGCAAATGTCTACAAGTTAATTGGACCAGTGCTCGTAAAGCAGGATCTTGCTGAAGCAAATGCAAATGTTCGGAAGAGAATCGAATATATTTCAGCTGAATT AAAGCGTTTGGATTCAACTCTTCAGGATATGGAGGAAAAGCAAAATAGCAAGAAAGAAGCG ATTTACAAGTTGCAGCAAAGGATTCAGTCTCTTCAGGCTGGAAAAGCCAAGGCTTAG